Within Citromicrobium bathyomarinum, the genomic segment CGGTCGCCGCGCCTTCCTTGCTGGTTACCTGGCTTAGTGCGATCGAGCGGATGCCCGCCAGCGCGCCCTCAATCGCGGCGGACACGGTGCCGGAATAGGTGATGTCGTCGGCCAGGTTTGCCCCGCGATTGACGCCGGAGAGGATAACATCGGGCGGGCCGTCCATCACCTGCCGCAGACCCATGGTGACCGCGTCGGTCGGGGTGCCGGTGACGGAATAGCGCCGCTCGCCATGCTTGCGCAGGCGGACGGGGCGGGTGAGGGTGAGGGCGTGGCCCATCCCCGACTGCTCTTCATCCGGCGCGCAGATCCAGATGTCGTCGGAGAAGGCGCGGGCGATCTCCTCCAGCACTTCGAGGCCGGGGGCGTGGATGCCATCGTCGTTGGTGAGGAGGATTTTCATCTGTATTCCTTCTCTAATTCGTCATGCTGAACTCGTTTCAGCATCCAGGTTCCCTTCCGCTGCGAACTTCAGCGCAGATGAGAACTGGACCCTGAAACAAGTTCAGGGTGACGACTAAGATTACTCCGGGCTGATCCGCGTCAGACCGCCCATGTAGGGATGCAGCGCTTCGGGCACGTCGATGCTACCGTCTTCGCTCTGGTAGTTCTCCAGCACCGCCACCAGCGTGCGGCCCACGGCGAGGCCCGATCCGTTGAGCGTGTGGACGAACTCGGTCTTCTTGTCGCCGCTTTCCGGGCGATAGCGCGCGCTCATCCGGCGGGCCTGGAAATCGCCCACGTTGGAACAGCTGGAAATCTCGCGGTAGGCACCCTGGCCGGGCAGCCACACTTCCAGATCGTAGGTCTTGCGCGCGCCGAAGCCCATGTCGCCGGTGCACAGCAGCATCTTGCGGTAGGGCAGGCCGAGTGCCTGCAGCACGCCTTCCGCGCACTGCGTCATCCGCTCATGCTCGGCTTCGCTGTCCTCGGGGCGCACGATGCTGACCAGCTCGACCTTTTCGAACTGGTGCTGGCGGATGAAGCCGCGCGTATCCTTGCCCGCCGCGCCCGCTTCGGAACGGAAGCATGGGGTCAGCGCCGTCATCCGCAGCGGCAGATGCGCTTCTTCGATGATGTGCCCGCGCACCGCATTGGTCAGGCTGACCTCGGCGGTGGGGATCAGCCAGCGGCCGTCGGTGGTGTGGAACAGGTCGTCGGCGAACTTGGGCAATTGCCCGGTGCCGAACACCGCATCGTCGCGCACCAGCAGCGGCGGGTTACATTCCAGATAGCCGTTCTCGGTCACCTGCCGGTCGAGCATGAACTGGCCGAGCGCGCGGTGCAGCCGGGCGATCCCGCCGCGCAGGAAGGTGAAGCGTGCGCCGGCGATATTGGCACCGATCTCGAAATCGAGGCCCAGCATCGGGCCGATATCGGCATGTTCGCGCGGCTCGAAGTCGAACTCGCGCTTCTCGCCCCAGGTCGACAGCTCGACGTTTTCTTCCTCCCCCGCGCCCTCGGGCACGTCCTCGGCGGGTAGGTTGGGGATCGCGGCGAGCATGTCGTCCATCTCGGCGCCGAGCACGCGCGCGTCTTCCTCCAGCCGGGGCAGGGTGGTCGCCTTGAGCTCGGTCACCTCGGCCTTCAGCCGGTCGGCTTCCTCGGTATTGCCGCTGCCCATCGCCTGGCCGATCGCCTTGGAGGCGGCGTTGCGGCGGTTCTGTGCGTCCTGCAATTCGGTCAGGACGGCGCGGCGGCGGGTGTCGAGGTCGAGCAGACGCGCGGTGACCGGCTCTGCCCCGCGACGGGCGAGCGCGGCGTCGAAAGCTTCGGGTTCGCGGCGGATGGTGGCGATGTCGTGCATGGCTCGCGCCTATACGAGCCTGACCGCGCTTGGCCAGTATCAAGTTGGCCAGCGATCGCTGTTTGAGGGCCCCGGAGCGATTCGGAAGCTGGATGCGGCATCGGCCCACCGATTTAAGGCAGACGAAGACGCTCGGGTGCCTGCAGCCGATCGAAACTGTGACCCAAATGGCCCAGGGTAACGCGTATGCGTCCGTGAAACCGAACGGTCA encodes:
- the serS gene encoding serine--tRNA ligase, yielding MHDIATIRREPEAFDAALARRGAEPVTARLLDLDTRRRAVLTELQDAQNRRNAASKAIGQAMGSGNTEEADRLKAEVTELKATTLPRLEEDARVLGAEMDDMLAAIPNLPAEDVPEGAGEEENVELSTWGEKREFDFEPREHADIGPMLGLDFEIGANIAGARFTFLRGGIARLHRALGQFMLDRQVTENGYLECNPPLLVRDDAVFGTGQLPKFADDLFHTTDGRWLIPTAEVSLTNAVRGHIIEEAHLPLRMTALTPCFRSEAGAAGKDTRGFIRQHQFEKVELVSIVRPEDSEAEHERMTQCAEGVLQALGLPYRKMLLCTGDMGFGARKTYDLEVWLPGQGAYREISSCSNVGDFQARRMSARYRPESGDKKTEFVHTLNGSGLAVGRTLVAVLENYQSEDGSIDVPEALHPYMGGLTRISPE
- the surE gene encoding 5'/3'-nucleotidase SurE, whose product is MKILLTNDDGIHAPGLEVLEEIARAFSDDIWICAPDEEQSGMGHALTLTRPVRLRKHGERRYSVTGTPTDAVTMGLRQVMDGPPDVILSGVNRGANLADDITYSGTVSAAIEGALAGIRSIALSQVTSKEGAATDDTFEAARAWGEKVMGPLLDTPLPKRTLVNVNFPALTADQIRGIRAVRQGFHDYSRGTVVEGRDPRGFKYYWFGLQAIEHTLDHGTDLEAINEGFVSVTPLQLDLTHHASLGELGERYG